A single Denticeps clupeoides chromosome 7, fDenClu1.1, whole genome shotgun sequence DNA region contains:
- the LOC114794247 gene encoding myosin-9-like isoform X1 has protein sequence MTDADRFLYVDRNLVNNPLAQADWASKKLVWVPSERLGFEAGSLKEECGDEVMVELADSGKKVRVNKDDIQKMNPPKFSKVEDMAELTCLNEASVLHNLKERYYSGLIYTYSGLFCVVINPYKNLPIYSEEIVEMYKGKKRHEMPPHIYAITDTAYRSMMQDREDQSILCTGESGAGKTENTKKVIQYLAHVASSHKTKKDQSSNVLSHGELEKQLLQANPILEAFGNAKTVKNDNSSRFGKFIRINFDVNGYIVGANIETYLLEKSRAIRQAKDERTFHVFYYLLTGAGDKLRAELCLESYKNYRFLSNGNVTIPGQQDKDLFTETLEAMRIMGIPEDEQVGLLKVVSAVLQLGNMSFKKERHSDQASLPDDTAAQKVCHLMGMNVTDFIRAILSPRIKVGRDYVQKAQTQEQAEFAVEALAKATYERMFRWLVMRINRALDKTKRQGASFIGILDIAGFEIFELNSFEQLCINYTNEKLQQLFNHTMFILEQEEYQREGIEWSFIDFGLDLQPCIDLIEKPASPPGILALLDEECWFPKATDKSFVEKVLQEQGTHPKFLKPKKLKDEADFCIIHYAGKVDYKADEWLMKNMDPLNDNVATLLNQSTDKFVSELWKDVDRIVGLDKVAGMSEMPGAFKTRKGMFRTVGQLYKEQLSKLMATLRNTNPNFVRCIIPNHEKKAGKLDPHLVLDQLRCNGVLEGIRICRQGFPNRIVFQEFRQRYEILTPNSIPKGFMDGKQACVLMIKALELDPNLYRIGQSKVFFRAGVLAHLEEERDMKITDVIISFQAWCRGYVARKAFAKRQQQLTAMKVIQRNCAAYLKLRNWQWWRLFTKVKPLLQVSRQEEEMQAKDEELSKVKEKQIQAEQQLEEMEVKQHQLNAEKMALQEQLQAEMELCAEADEMRNRLVAKKQELEEILHDLEARVEEEEERATHLQNEKKKMQQNIADLENQLDEEEAARQKLQLEKVTLEAKVKKVEEDVMVLDDQNNKLNKEKKLLEERVAEFTTNLAEEEEKSKSLQKLKNKHEAMITDLEDRLRREEKVRQELEKNRRKLEGDSTELHDQIAELQAQIAELRAQLAKKEEELQQALARIEEEAAQKNLAQKKIRELEAQLSELQEDLEIERAARAKAEKHRRDLGEELEALKTELEDTLDSTAAQQELRTKRETEVAHLKKTLEDEAKVHEQQLIDVRQKHGQAFDELNEQLEQAKRNKVSMEKAKQALESERNELQIELQTLMQGKGESEHRRKKAETQLQELQVKHAESERQKAEFGERVAKMQMELDNANSVLNEVEGKSSKASKDCVALESQLQDVQELLQEETRQKLAVSTRMRQLEDESNNLKEQLEEEEEAKKNVEKQLLTVQGQLVDLRKKMEQEAGLLESTEEGKKRLQRDLEGVTQRMDEKVLAYDKLEKTKNRLQQELDDLLVDQDHLRQIVSNLEKKQKKFDQMLAEEKSISSRYAEERDRAEAEAREKETRVLSLTRELETFSEMKDELDRVNKQLRAEMEDLVSSKDDVGKSVHELEKSKRGMEQQLEEMRTQLEELEDELQATEDAKLRLEVNMQAMKAQYERDLQGRDEMGEEKKRQLVKQVREMEMELEDERKQRSVAVAARKKMEMDLKELEAAIDQANKNRDEALKQLKKLQAQMKDLLRELEETRMSREEILAQAKENEKKVKGMEADMIQMQEELAAAERMKRQAQQERDELQDEINNQASKNALVAEEKRRLEARIAQLEEELEEEQCNTELVNDRLKKAMLTTDQVAVELTAERSTSQRLEGARSQLDRQNKEMKLKLQELEGAVKSKYKASIAALEAKIAQLEEQLDIETRERQQASKLVRRTEKKLKEVFLQVDDERRNAEQHKDQADKLNTRMKQLKRQLEEAEEEAQRANANRRKLQRELEDATESADAMNREVSSLKSKLRRGDLPFTMRRVVSRGGVDSDEESEAKSETPEPKPE, from the exons ATGACGGACGCAGACAGGTTCCTGTACGTGGACCGCAACCTGGTCAACAACCCGCTGGCGCAGGCCGATTGGGCCAGCAAGAAGCTGGTATGGGTCCCCTCGGAGCGGCTGGGCTTCGAGGCGGGCTCCCTGAAGGAGGAGTGTGGGGACGAGGTGATGGTGGAGCTGGCCGACTCGGGCAAGAAGGTCCGGGTCAACAAGGATGACATCCAGAAGATGAACCCGCCCAAGTTCAGCAAGGTGGAGGACATGGCCGAGCTCACGTGCCTGAACGAGGCGTCCGTGCTGCACAACCTGAAGGAGCGCTACTACTCCGGCCTCATCTAC ACGTACTCCGGCCTCTTCTGCGTGGTGATCAACCCGTACAAGAACCTGCCCATCTACTCCGAGGAGATCGTGGAGATGTACAAGGGCAAGAAGCGACATGAGATGCCGCCGCACATCTACGCCATCACCGACACCGCCTACAGGAGCATGATgcagg ACCGTGAAGACCAGTCCATTCTTTGCAC AGGGGAGTCTGGGGCCGGAAAGACCGAGAACACCAAGAAGGTCATTCAGTATCTGGCCCACGTGGCCTCGTCCCACAAGACCAAGAAAGACCAG AGCAGCAACGTCCTGTCACAT GGCGAACTCGagaagcagctgctgcaggccaACCCAATCCTGGAAGCCTTCGGCAACGCCAAAACAGTGAAGAACGACAACTCCTCCAGATTT GGCAAGTTCATCAGAATCAACTTCGACGTGAACGGCTACATAGTTGGGGCCAACATTGAGACCT ATCTGCTGGAGAAGTCTCGTGCGATCCGACAGGCCAAGGACGAGAGAACCTTCCACGTCTTCTACTACCTGCTGACGGGCGCCGGGGACAAGCTCCGCG CGGAACTCTGTCTGGAGAGCTACAAGAACTACCGCTTCCTGTCCAACGGCAACGTGACCATCCCTGGACAGCAGGACAAGGACCTCTTCACAGAGACCTTGGAAGCCATGAGGATTATGGGTATACCTGAGGACGAGCAAGTTG GTCTGCTGAAGGTCGTTTCTGCAGTGCTGCAGCTGGGCAACATGAGTTTTAAGAAGGAACGTCACTCAGACCAGGCCTCCTTGCCTGATGACACCG CGGCACAGAAGGTGTGTCACCTGATGGGCATGAACGTGACGGACTTCATCCGCGCCATCCTGTCCCCCCGGATCAAGGTGGGCCGCGACTACGTGCAGAAGGCGCAGACGCAGGAGCAGGCGGAGTTCGCGGTGGAGGCGCTGGCCAAGGCCACCTACGAGCGCATGTTCCGCTGGCTGGTCATGCGCATCAACCGAGCCCTGGACAAGACCAAGCGGCAGGGGGCGTCCTTCATCGGCATCCTGGACATCGCCGGGTTCGAGATTTTTGAG CTCAACTCCTTTGAACAACTCTGCATCAACTACACCAACGAGAAGCTGCAGCAGCTCTTCAACCACACCATGTTCAtcctggagcaggaggagtaCCAGAGGGAGGGCATCGAATGGAGCTTCATCGACTTCGGCCTGGACCTGCAGCCGTGCATCGACCTGATCGAGAAGCCC GCAAGTCCTCCTGGCATCCTGGCTCTGCTGGACGAGGAGTGCTGGTTCCCCAAAGCCACGGACAAAAGCTTTGTGGAGAAGGTCCTGCAAGAGCAGGGCACTCACCCAAAGTTCCTCAAGCCCAAGAAGCTGAAGGACGAGGCCGACTTCTGCATCATCCACTACGCTGGAAAG GTGGACTATAAAGCAGACGAGTGGCTGATGAAGAACATGGACCCCCTGAACGACAACGTCGCCACGCTACTCAACCAGTCCACGGACAAGTTTGTGTCTGAGCTCTGGAAGGACG TGGACCGCATCGTTGGCCTGGACAAGGTGGCCGGGATGTCCGAGATGCCGGGCGCCTTTAAGACCCGCAAGGGCATGTTCCGCACCGTGGGCCAGCTCTACAAGGAGCAGCTGTCCAAGCTGATGGCCACGCTGAGGAACACCAACCCCAACTTCGTCCGCTGCATCATCCCCAACCACGAGAAGAAG GCTGGTAAGCTGGACCCCCACCTGGTTCTGGACCAGCTGAGGTGTAACGGTGTCCTGGAGGGGATCCGTATCTGCAGACAGGGCTTCCCGAACCGCATCGTCTTCCAGGAGTTCAGGCAGAG GTACGAGATCCTCACACCCAATTCTATTCCAAAGGGCTTTATGGACGGCAAGCAGGCCTGTGTTTTGATG atcaaaGCCCTGGAGCTGGACCCGAACCTGTACCGTATCGGCCAGAGTAAAGTTTTCTTCAGGGCCGGGGTGCTGGCCCACCTGGAGGAGGAGCGAGACATGAAGATCACGGACGTCATCATCAGCTTCCAGGCCTGGTGCCGTGGCTACGTGGCTCGCAA GGCCTTCGCTAAGAGGCAACAGCAGCTGACGGCCATGAAGGTGATTCAGAGGAACTGTGCCGCTTACCTCAAGCTCCGGAACTGGCAGTGGTGGAGGCTGTTCACGAAG GTGAAGCCCTTGCTGCAGGTGAGCCgccaggaggaggagatgcaggCCAAAGATGAGGAGCTGAGCAAGGTGAAGGAGAAACAGATTCAGGctgagcagcagctggaggagatggaggtCAAACAGCACCAG CTAAATGCGGAGAAGATGGCCCTGCAGGAGCAACTGCAGGCTGAGATGGAGCTGTGTGCCGAGGCAGACGAGATGCGCAACCGCCTGGTGGCCAAGAAGCAGGAACTGGAGGAGATTCTCCATGACCTGGAGGCCcgagtggaggaggaagaggagcgggcCACCCacctgcagaacgagaagaagaagatgcaGCAGAACATTGCG GACCTTGAGAACCAGCTGGATGAGGAAGAGGCTGCCAGACAgaagctgcagctggagaaggtGACTCTGGAAGCGAAGGtgaagaaggtggaggaggacgTCATGGTGCTGGACGACCAGAACAACAAACTGAACAAG GAAAAGAAGCTTTTGGAAGAGAGGGTTGCTGAATTCACCACAAACCTtgcagaagaggaggagaagtccAAGAGccttcagaagctgaagaataaACACGAGGCGATGATCACGGACCTGGAAG ACCGCTTGCGCAGAGAGGAGAAGGTCCGGCAAGAGCTGGAGAAGAACAGACGCAAGCTGGAGGGTGATTCCACTGAGCTGCACGACCAGATCGCTGAGCTGCAGGCTCAGATTGCCGAGCTCCGAGCCCAGCTGGccaagaaggaggaggagctccAGCAGGCGCTGGCCAG GATTGAGGAAGAAGCGGCCCAGAAGAACCTGGCCCAGAAGAAGATCCGCGAGCTGGAGGCGCAGCTGTCCGAGCTGCAGGAGGACCTGGAGATCGAACGGGCCGCCCGCGCCAAGGCCGAGAAGCACCGCCGCGACCTGGGCGAGGAGCTGGAGGCATTGAAGACGGAGCTGGAGGACACGCTGGACTCCACCGCAGCGCAGCAGGAGCTCAG GACGAAGCGTGAAACTGAGGTGGCCCACCTGAAGAAGACCCTGGAGGATGAGGCCAAGGTCCACGAGCAGCAGCTTATTGACGTGAGGCAGAAGCATGGCCAGGCCTTCGACGAGCTCAACGAGCAGCTGGAACAGGCCAAGAGG AACAAGGTGTCCATGGAGAAGGCCAAGCAGGCCCTGGAGAGCGAGAGGAACGAGCTGCAGATCGAGCTGCAGACGCTGATGCAGGGCAAGGGCGAGTCGGAGCACCGCAGGAAGAAGGCGGAGACccagctgcaggagctgcaggtgaAGCACGCCGAGAGCGAGAGGCAGAAGGCGGAGTTCGGCGAGAGAGTCGCCAAGATGCAG ATGGAACTGGACAATGCCAACAGCGTCCTCAATGAGGTTGAAGGCAAGTCCAGCAAAGCCTCCAAGGACTGTGTCGCCCTGGAGTCCCAGCTTCAGGACGTCCAG GAGCTTCTCCAGGAAGAGACTCGTCAGAAACTCGCCGTCTCCACCCGAATGCGGCAGCTGGAAGACGAGAGCAACAACCtgaaggagcagctggaggaggaagaggaggccaaGAAGAATGTGGAGAAGCAGCTCCTCACCGTGCAGGGTCAG CTGGTAGACCTGAGGAAGAAGATGGAGCAGGAGGCCGGGTTGCTGGAGAGCACGGAGGAGGGAAAGAAGAGGCTGCAGCGCGACCTGGAGGGCGTCACCCAGCGGATGGACGAGAAGGTCCTGGCCTATGACAAGCTGGAGAAGACCAAGAACCGCCTGCAGCAAGAGCTGGATGACCTGCTGGTAGACCAAGATCACCTGAGACAGATCGTGTCCAACTtggagaagaaacagaagaagtTTGACCAG ATGCTGGCAGAGGAGAAGTCCATCTCTAGCCGATACGCAGAGGAGCGCGACCGGGCCGAGGCTGAAGCCCGAGAGAAGGAGACGCGAGTGCTGTCCCTGACTCGAGAGCTGGAGACGTTCAGCGAGATGAAGGACGAGCTGGACCGTGTCAACAAGCAGCTCCGTGCTGAAATGGAGGACCTGGTCTCCTCCAAGGACGACGTTGGGAAGAGC GTTCATGAGCTGGAGAAGTCCAAGCGAGGAATGGAGCAGCAGTTGGAGGAGATGCGCAcacagctggaggagctggaggacgagCTGCAGGCCACCGAAGATGCCAAGCTGCGGCTGGAGGTCAACATGCAGGCTATGAAGGCCCAGTACGAGCGTGACCTGCAGGGCCGCGATGAGATGGGCGAGGAGAAGAAGAGGCAACTGGTCAAACAG GTGCGTGAGATGGAGATGGAGCTGGAGGACGAAAGGAAGCAGCGCTCTGTTGCTGTGGCGGCACGTAAGAAGATGGAGATGGacctgaaggagctggaggcAGCCATTGACCAGGCCAACAAGAACCGGGACGAGGCTCTGAAACAGCTGAAGAAGTTGCAG GCCCAGATGAAGGACCTCCTTCGGGAGCTTGAGGAAACTCGCATGTCCAGGGAGGAGATCCTGGCCCAAGCCAAAGAGAATGAGAAGAAGGTCAAGGGCATGGAAGCTGATATGATCCAGATGCAAGAG GAACTAGCCGCTGCAGAGCGCATGAAGAGACAGGCCCAGCAGGAGCGTGATGAGCTGCAGGATGAGATCAACAACCAGGCCTCCAAGAA TGCTCTGGTTgcggaggagaagaggaggctGGAAGCTCGAATCGCTCAGCTGGAGGAGGAACTGGAGGAAGAGCAGTGCAACACGGAGCTGGTCAACGACCGTCTGAAGAAGGCCATGCTCACG ACTGACCAGGTGGCTGTGGAGCTGACGGCCGAGCGCAGCACCTCCCAGCGCCTGGAGGGGGCGCGCTCTCAGCTCGACCGGCAGAACAAGGAGATGAAGCTGaagctgcaggagctggaggGGGCCGTCAAAAGCAAGTACAAGGCCTCTATCGCCGCCCTGGAGGCCAAGATCGcgcagctggaggagcagctggacATCGAGACCCG AGAAAGGCAGCAGGCCTCCAAGCTTGTCCGCCGCACggagaagaagctgaaggaggTCTTTCTGCAGGTGGACGACGAGAGACGCAACGCGGAGCAGCACAAGGACCAG GCGGACAAGCTGAACACCCGCATGAAGCAGCTGAAGCGGCAGCTGGAGGAGGCCGAGGAGGAGGCCCAGCGCGCCAACGCCAACCGCAGGAAGCTGCAGCGCGAGCTGGAGGACGCCACCGAGTCGGCCGACGCCATGAACCGCGAAGTCAGCAGCCTGAAGAGCAAACTCCG GCGTGGGGACCTCCCCTTCACCATGAGGCGCGTGGTGAGCCGCGGTGGGGTGGATAGCGACGAGGAGAGCGAAGCCAAGAGCGAAACCCCGGAGCCCAAGCCTGAATGA